A single genomic interval of Corvus cornix cornix isolate S_Up_H32 chromosome 1, ASM73873v5, whole genome shotgun sequence harbors:
- the NUP98 gene encoding LOW QUALITY PROTEIN: nuclear pore complex protein Nup98-Nup96 (The sequence of the model RefSeq protein was modified relative to this genomic sequence to represent the inferred CDS: deleted 1 base in 1 codon): MFNKSFGAPFGGSTGFGTTSTFGQNAGFGTTSGGAFGTSAFGSNSNTGGLFGSTQTKPGGLFGSTTFNQPATSSTSTGFGFGTSTGTSNSLFGTTSTGLFSSQNNAFAQNKPAGFGNFGTSTSSGGLFGTTNTTSNPFGSTSGSLFGPTSFTAAPTGTTIKFNPPTGTDTMVKSGVSTNINTKHQCITAMKEYESKSLEELRLEDYQANRKGPTNPVGAGATAGLFGSSTATSSTATGLFGSSTTNTGFSYGQNKTAFGTSTTGFGTGTTGGLFGQQSQTTSLFNKPFGQATTTQNTGFSFGGTSTLGQPNTNTMGLFGVTQPSQPGGLFGTAANTNAGTGFGTGTGLFGQANTGFGVGGSTLFGNKPAGFGATTTSAPSFGTTTGGGLFGFGANTAGNSLFGNKPATGTLGTGLGTGFGTALGAGQTSLFGNTQPKLGGTLGTGAFGAPGFNTSTATLGFGAPQPAVALTDPNASAAQQAVLQQHLNSLTYSPFGDSPLFRNPMSDPKKKEERLKPTNPAAQKALTTPTHYKLTPRPATRVRPKALQSAGSAKSQLFDGLDDDEPSLSNGAFMPKKSIKKLVLKNLSSSNLFSPVSRENEDLASPSEYPENGDRFFLSVPPEENHRQDGEQEEEEEAHEVTRFYTNPIAKPIPQTLEGSGHKPHSSVDDTIVALNMRAALRNGLEGSSEDASFQEDSLQDEQDKEVEAVHQLHPAGIVLTRAGYYTIPSLEELARLTNDRNECIVTDFTIGRKGYGSIYFEGEVNLTNLNLDEIVHIRRKEVIVYPDDERKPPIGEGLNRRAEVTLDGVWPTDKTSRCLIKSPERLAEMNYEGRLEAVSRKQGARFKEYRPETGSWVFKVAHFSKYGLQDSDEEEEDHPLKVDTKKLKTTPVPPPGHLPPQQMALNGKPAPPAQPPELEQLGRVVELDSDMADITQEPAQEPLAEDALAEEQEAVPASTHIASTQGINPYVLQIMKASLLADDDDLDLILDYPGKQPVKMDTSQEICSPRLPISKSQGQKRHTVAGLLQSKFANVLFQAPSAAVADAKGPRTLGSPPSAALWSAASPLASAFAVPPAVPEVQVKAVGVRRQRGLVPLERSITYGKGKLLMDMGLFMGRSFRVGWGPNWTLVNCGDQLSGSSEVEDAQLESVEYGFLPTPVAPKSLTESPFKVHVEKLSLEQWKMDRDKELYLTPLEIKLKHSTVHMDEPCPLLAPNPGVSAIHDYADWARKASEDPTVAETVVKHWCLAWTLCEAIWGNLKELEASLEEPSEYVLALERRRAFSRWLSETAAGRIEDEVSLSRHGSHVEAVFSCLTGKRIGEACRLAQQAGDHRLALLLSQLAGSQPVRDLLTLQLVDWHRLHSDRFIQEERLRLFALLAGKPVWRLSERISINVCSLLDWKRCVAVHLWYLLPPTASISKALAMYESAFQNTSECEKYACCPLPPYLEDSGCVIEEDDNAGRPLRDVCFHLLKLYSDRSYELDQLLDPRSVTSDPLDFRLSWHLWEVLRALNYSHLSQQSWGVLNTSYAAQLESEGLWEWAVFVMLHEPDTHIREKAVRELLSRHCALADTPESWAKETFLTQRLCVPPHWIHEAKAVRARMEGDKHKEALFLFKAGHWNQCHKLVVRHLASDAIINENYKYLKGFLEDLAPPERSALIQDWELAGLVYLDYIRVNEMLDRIQQLDCSTYELERLHTKVTSLCNRIEQLQCHNAKDRLAQSDMAKRVANVLRVVLSLQQGPEPGPEPAEPRVPLRLLAPHIGRLPMPEDYALEELRGLTQAYLRELALAAH; this comes from the exons ATGTTTAACAAATCCTTTGGAGCTCCGTTCGGAGGCAGCACTGGCTTTGGGACGACTTCAACCTTTGGGCAAA ATGCCGGCTTTGGTACCACCAGCGGAGGGGCCTTCGGAACATCGGCCTTCGGCTCCAACAGCAACACCGGGGGCCTCTTCGGGAGCACGCAGACAAAGCCAG GAGGGTTGTTTGGGTCAACCACATTCAACCAACCAGCCACCTCCTCCACCAGCACTGGCTTTGGGTTTGGAACATCCACTGGGACATCAAACAGCCTCTTCGGAACCACCAGCACTGGCCTCTTCTCATCCCAGAACAATGCCTTTGCACAGAACAAGCCAGCTGGCTTTGGAA ACTTTGGTACGAGCACCAGCAGCGGAGGGCTCTTTGGCACCACCAACACCACTTCCAACCCCTTTGGGAGCACATCTGGTTCTCTCTTTGGCCCAACCAGCTTTACTGCTGCTCCAACTGGCACAACTATTAAATTTAAT CCCCCAACCGGCACCGACACCATGGTGAAATCCGGCGTCAGCACCAACATCAACACCAAGCACCAGTGCATCACTGCCATGAAGGAGTACGAGAGCAAGTCCCTCGAG GAACTCCGTTTGGAAGACTACCAGGCAAATAGGAAAGGACCCACGAATCCTGTAGGAGCAGGAGCAACTGCTGGCTTGTTTGGCTCTTCCACTGCCACGTCCAGCACAGCCACGGGACTTTTTGGCTCTTCCACTACCAATACAGGCTTTTCATATGGACagaataaaactgcttttgGAACCA GTACGACCGGCTTTGGCACCGGCACCACGGGCGGGCTCTTTGGGCAGCAGTCCCAGACCACGAGTCTGTTCAACAAACCCTTCGGCCAGGCCACCACCACGCAGAACACCGGCTTCTCCTTCGGGGGCACCAGCACCCTGGGCCAGCCCAACACCAACACCATG GGTCTCTTTGGGGTCACCCAGCCCTCTCAGCCTGGAGGCCTTTTTGGGACAGCTGCCAATACAAATGCTGGGACTGGATTTGGAACGGGAACTGGCCTTTTTGGACAAGCCAACACAGGATTTGGTGTTGGTGGTTCG ACCCTGTTTGGGAACAAGCCTGCTGGATTTGGAGCCACCACAACCAGCGCTCCCTCGTTCGGTACCACCACGGGCGGTGGCCTCTTCG GTTTTGGTGCCAACACTGCTGGAAATAGCTTGTTTGGAAATAAGCCTGCGACTGGGACTCTGGGAACTGGACTTGGGACAGGGTTTGGAACAG CTCTGGGGGCAGGACAGACGTCCTTGTTCGGGAACACCCAGCCAAAGCTGGGGGGAACGCTGGGAACGGGAGCATTCGGAGCCCCAGGATTCAACACCTCCACAGCTACCCTGGGCTTTGGGGCCCCTCAGCCTGCTGTAG CTCTGACAGACCCCAAtgcctctgcagcccagcaagctgtcctccagcagcacctcaaCAGCCTGACCTACTCACCCTTTGGAGACTCCCCACTCTTCAGAAACCCCATGTCAGAcccaaagaagaaagaagag AGGCTGAAGCCAACCAACCCAGCAGCCCAGAAGGCCTTGACAACCCCCACCCACTACAAGCTGACCCCACGCCCCGCGACCAGAGTGCGGCCCAAGGCCCTGCAGTCGGCGGGCTCGGCCAAGTCCCAGCTCTTCGATGGGCTGGATGATGATGAGCCCTCCCTGTCCAATGGAGCCTTCATGCCAAA gAAGAGCATCAAGAAGCTGGTTCTGAAgaacctcagcagcagcaacctgTTCTCTCCCGTGAGCCGAGAGAACGAGGACCTGGCGTCGCCGTCGGAGTACCCTGAGAATGGGGACAG GTTCTTCCTGTCGGTGCCTCCCGAGGAGAACCACAGGCAGGacggggagcaggaggaggaggaggaggcccACGAGGTGACCAGGTTTTACACCAATCCCATTGCCAAGCCCATCCCCCAGACCCTGGAGGGCAGCGGGCACAAGCCCCACTCGAGCGTGGACGACACCATCGTGGCGCTGAACATGCGCGCGGCCCTGCGCAATGGGCTGGAGGGCAGCAGCGAGGACGCCTCCTTCCAGGAGGATTCCCTGCAGGATGAGCAGGACAAGGAGGTGGAGGCCGTGCACCAGCTGCATCCTGCAG GGATTGTTCTGACACGAGCTGGGTACTACACCATCCCCTCCCTGGAGGAGCTGGCCCGGCTGACCAACGACAGGAACGAATGTATTGTGACAGACTTCACCATCGGCCGCAAGG GTTATGGATCGATTTACTTTGAAGGAGAAGTAAATCTAACAAACTTAAACCTGGATGAGATCGTACACATCCGGAGAAAAGAAGTTATTGTTTACCCTGACGACGAAAGAAAACCACCCATTGGGGAAGGGTTAAACAG GCGAGCTGAGGTCACCCTGGACGGGGTGTGGCCCACGGACAAAACGTCGCGGTGCCTGATCAAGAGCCCCGAGCGCCTGGCCGAGATGAACTACGAGGGCCGGCTGGAGGCCGTGTCCCGCAAGCAGGGCGCCCGCTTCAAGGAGTACCGCCCGGAGACCGGCTCCTGGGTCTTCAAG GTAGCACACTTTTCCAAGTATGGCTTGCAAGATTcagatgaggaagaggaagatcATCCTTTAAAAGTGGACACCAAGAAGTTAAAGACCACACCTGTGCCACCCCCAGGGCACCTGCCTCCCCAGCAGATGGCCCTGAACGGCAAACCAGCGCCCCCAGCTCAG CCCccggagctggagcagctgggcagggtggTGGAGCTGGACAGTGACATGGCCGACATCACCCAGGAGCCAGCCCAGGAGCCCTTGGCAGAGGACgccctggcagaggagcaggaggcagtgCCGGCATCCACCCACATCGCATCCACCCAGGGCATCAACCCCTACGTCCTGCAG ATCATGAAAGCTTCCTTGCTTGCTGATGATGACGACCTGGATTTGATCCTGGATTATCCTGGGAAGCAGCCTGTCAAGATGGACACTTCCCAAGAGATCTGCTCCCCGAGGCTTCCCATTTCAAAATCACAAGGACAGAAAAGACACACAG TTGCTGGGCTGCTGCAATCCAAGTTTGCCAATGTCCTTTTCCAAGCACCgagtgctgctgtggcagatgCCAAGGGCCCGAGGACTTTGGGCAGCCccccctctgctgccctgtggTCGGCGGCGTCCCCGCTGGCCTCGGCGTTCGCCGTGCCCCCCGCAGTGCCCGAGGTGCAGGTGAAGGCAGTCGGGGTCCGCAGGCAGCGCGGGCTCGTCCCTCTGGAGAGGTCCATCACCTATGGAAAAGGGAAGCTCCTGATGGATATGGGACTCTTCATGGGGCGCTCGTTCCGTGTTGGTTGGGGACCCAACTGGACACTGGTCAATTGTGGAGATCAGTTGAGTGGCTCGAGTGAAGTGGAAGATGCTCAGCTGGAGTCCGTGGAATATGGATTCCTGCCGACTCCCGTGGCTCCCAAATC aCTCACAGAATCCCCTTTCAAGGTTCATGTGGAAAAGTTGAGCTTGGAGCAATGGAAGATGGACAGAGACAAGGAGCTGTATCTCACCCCTCTGGAGATAAAGCTGAAGCACAGCACTGTCCATATGGATGagccctgtcccctcctggcCCCCAATCCTGGGGTCTCTGCTATCCATGACTATGCTGACTGGGCCAGGAAAGCATCTGAGGATCCCACTGTGGCAGAGA CCGTTGTGAAGCACTGGTGCTTGGCCTGGACGTTATGTGAAGCTATTTGGGGCAacctgaaggagctggaggccAGCCTGGAGGAGCCCAGTGAGTATGTGCTGGCCCTGGAGCGCCGCAGGGCCTTCTCGCGCTGGCTTTCGGAGACGGCGGCCGGGCGCATCGAGGACgaggtgtccctgtcccggCACGGCAGCCACGTCGAGGCCGTGTTCAGCTGCCTCACCGGGAAGAGAATCGGCGAGGCCtgcaggctggcacagcaggcag GTGACCACcgcctggccctgctgctgtcacagctggcCGGGAGCCAGCCTGTGCGGGACCTGCTGACCCTGCAGCTCGTGGACTGGCACCGCCTGCACAGCGACCGCTTCATCCAGGAGGAGCGGCTGCGCCTCTTCGCGCTGCTGGCGGGGAAGCCG GTGTGGCGGCTCTCCGAGAGGATCAGCATCAATGTGTGCTCGCTGCTGGACTGGAAGCGCTGCGTGGCCGTGCACCTCTGGTACCTGCTGCCCCCCACGGCATCCATCTCCAAGGCCCTGGCCATGTACGAGTCGGCCTTTCAG AACACCTCAGAGTGTGAAAAATACGCCTGCTGTCCTCTGCCTCCTTACCTGGAAGATTCTGGGTGTGTCATTGAAGAAGATGACAATGCAGGAAGGCCCCTGAGAGATGTCTGCTTCCATTTGTTAAAGCTCTACAGTGACAG gtCCTATGAGCTTGACCAGCTGCTGGATCCCAGGAGTGTCACCTCTGACCCGCTGGATTTCCGCCTCAGCTGGCACCTGTGGGAGGTGCTCCGGGCCCTGAACTACTCccacctgtcccagcagagctggggggtgCTGAACACCAGCTATGCTGCCCAGCTGGAGAGCGAGGGGCTGTGGGAATGGGCCGTGTTCGTGATGCTGCACGAGCCTGACACGCA CATCCGGGAGAAGGCCGTGCGGGAGCTGCTGAGCCGGCACTGCGCCCTCGCCGACACCCCCGAGTCCTGGGCCAAGGAGACCTTCCTGACACAGAGGCTCTGCGTCCCCCCTCACTGGATTCACGAGGCCAAGGCAGTTCGGGCAAGGATGGAGGGTGACAAGCACAAAGAGGCCCTTTTCCTGTTCaaggctgggcactggaaccAGTGCCACAAGCTGGTTGTCAGGCACTTAGCCTCAG ATGCAATTATCAACGAGAACTACAAGTACCTGAAAGGATTCCTGGAAGACCTCGCGCCTCCAGAGCGCAGCGCGCTCATCCAGGACTGGGAGCTGGCGGGGCTGGTCTACCTCGACTACATCCGTGTGAATGAGATGCTGGACAGGATTCAGCAG CTGGATTGTTCCACCTACGAGCTGGAGCGGTTACACACCAAAGTGACGTCCCTGTGCAACAGGAtagagcagctgcagtgccacaACGCCAAGGACCGCCTGGCTCAGTCGG ACATGGCGAAGCGCGTGGCCAACGTGCTGCGGGTGGTGCTGAGCCTGCAGCAGGGCCCGGAGCCGGGCCCGGAGCCGGCGGAGCCGCGCGTGCCCCTGCGGCTGCTGGCCCCG CACATCGGCCGCCTGCCCATGCCCGAGGACTACGCGCTGGAGGAGCTGCGCGGCCTCACCCAGGCCTACCTGCGGGAGCTGGCCCTGGCCGCGCACTGA